From the Natrarchaeobaculum aegyptiacum genome, one window contains:
- a CDS encoding Era-like GTP-binding protein produces the protein MGLFTELKDSISRATDRLFSEQEPKRIGIYGPPNAGKTTLANRIARDWTGDAIGTESHIPHETRRARRKENVEIERNGKSVTIDIVDTPGVTTKVDYEEFTDEMEEDDAIRRSREATEGVAEAMHWLREDVDGVIYVLDSAEDPITQVNTMLIGIIESRDLPVLIFANKIDLDESSVKRIEDAFPQHKTVPLSAKEGDNMDEVYDNIAQYFG, from the coding sequence ATGGGACTGTTCACAGAACTCAAAGATAGTATCTCCCGGGCGACGGACCGCCTGTTCTCCGAGCAGGAGCCGAAACGCATCGGGATCTACGGCCCGCCGAACGCTGGAAAGACGACCCTCGCGAACCGGATCGCTCGAGACTGGACTGGTGACGCCATCGGTACGGAGAGTCACATCCCGCACGAGACGCGACGCGCGCGCAGGAAAGAAAACGTAGAGATCGAACGCAACGGCAAGTCGGTGACGATCGACATCGTCGACACGCCCGGCGTGACGACGAAAGTCGATTACGAGGAGTTTACCGACGAGATGGAAGAAGACGACGCCATCCGCCGCTCTCGAGAGGCGACCGAAGGCGTCGCCGAAGCGATGCACTGGCTTCGCGAGGACGTCGACGGCGTTATCTACGTTCTCGACAGCGCAGAAGACCCGATCACGCAGGTGAACACGATGCTCATCGGGATCATCGAGTCTCGTGACCTTCCCGTGCTCATCTTCGCGAACAAGATCGATCTGGACGAATCGAGCGTCAAACGGATCGAAGACGCCTTCCCGCAGCACAAGACCGTTCCACTGTCGGCGAAAGAAGGCGACAACATGGACGAAGTGTACGACAACATCGCACAGTACTTCGGGTGA
- a CDS encoding DUF2073 domain-containing protein — MPKATNTGGDDPDDGIQIDLISGERMSEMATMEKIRMILDGVHDGNIVILEDGLTPDEESRLIETTMAEINPDGFNGIEIETYPKSDTKDSSLLGRIMGNDESEAKLTVIGPANRIETLHKDETLISALVSRS; from the coding sequence ATGCCCAAAGCAACGAACACCGGCGGCGACGATCCGGACGATGGAATCCAGATCGACCTGATCAGCGGTGAACGAATGTCCGAGATGGCCACGATGGAGAAGATCCGGATGATCCTCGACGGTGTCCACGACGGCAACATCGTGATCCTCGAGGACGGATTGACTCCGGACGAGGAGAGTCGCCTCATCGAGACGACGATGGCCGAGATCAACCCGGACGGCTTCAACGGGATCGAGATCGAGACCTATCCGAAGTCGGACACCAAAGACTCGTCGCTCCTCGGACGGATCATGGGGAACGACGAATCCGAGGCGAAACTGACCGTGATCGGGCCGGCAAACCGTATCGAGACACTCCACAAGGACGAAACGCTCATCAGCGCCCTCGTGTCTCGAAGCTGA
- a CDS encoding OapC/ArvC family zinc-ribbon domain-containing protein gives MPHECTTCGRTFPDGSKEMLSGCPDCGGNKFQFSPSRDLSSGSSGSTDSAGSGTATGSGSASGPASTAASDSGTQSPASGSGSRSQPNAGVESGSQSDADSGGESTPAASDRSARAAAKRTGARATETVREWVSRKADENTDAAAEPTGSSTDDGANQSGATSERTLDTSDFPEWPDSARRPEDRTTARSETGSGRAGGREVDASDSDPGRASGSSRTPVADSENTAQADARTGVVSENDIPSGTVEGETTRARREDPHGARQEPPRERDARGDAGSPTDSPAGSERGADENVDPADGRVVSEPSGDRPSIEQLREELNEQFESIKIVRPGEYELNLMELYNREEYIISLQEDGRYVIEVPDAWRDGDQ, from the coding sequence ATGCCACACGAATGTACGACCTGCGGCCGGACGTTCCCCGACGGATCGAAGGAGATGCTGTCGGGCTGTCCGGACTGTGGTGGGAACAAGTTCCAGTTTTCTCCCTCGAGAGACCTCTCGAGTGGATCCTCGGGGTCGACCGATAGCGCGGGGTCAGGAACAGCAACAGGATCGGGTTCGGCTTCAGGACCAGCATCAACAGCAGCGTCCGATTCAGGGACACAATCGCCAGCGTCCGGTTCGGGGTCACGGTCGCAACCGAACGCAGGGGTGGAGTCGGGATCACAGTCGGACGCCGATTCGGGCGGGGAGTCGACCCCTGCCGCGTCAGACCGATCGGCTCGAGCGGCGGCGAAACGAACGGGTGCTCGAGCGACCGAGACGGTCCGTGAGTGGGTCAGCAGAAAGGCCGACGAAAACACCGACGCTGCAGCGGAACCGACGGGGAGTTCGACCGACGACGGTGCCAACCAGTCGGGGGCCACCTCGGAGCGAACACTCGACACGAGTGACTTTCCGGAGTGGCCGGATTCGGCCCGCCGACCCGAAGATCGGACCACGGCACGATCCGAGACCGGGTCTGGCCGGGCCGGTGGGCGGGAGGTCGACGCATCTGACTCTGACCCTGGCCGTGCAAGTGGATCGTCACGAACGCCGGTCGCCGACAGTGAGAACACTGCCCAGGCCGATGCCCGGACAGGTGTCGTCTCCGAGAACGACATTCCCTCCGGGACTGTCGAGGGCGAGACGACTCGAGCCCGGCGCGAGGATCCTCACGGGGCAAGGCAGGAGCCGCCTCGAGAACGGGATGCCCGTGGCGACGCTGGATCGCCCACCGATTCCCCGGCTGGTTCCGAACGGGGCGCAGACGAGAACGTCGATCCGGCGGATGGTCGGGTCGTCAGCGAACCGTCCGGTGATCGTCCGTCGATCGAGCAACTGCGCGAGGAGCTCAACGAACAGTTCGAGAGCATCAAGATCGTCCGACCCGGCGAGTACGAACTCAACCTGATGGAGCTGTACAACCGCGAGGAGTACATCATCTCCCTGCAGGAAGACGGTCGGTACGTCATCGAGGTTCCGGACGCCTGGCGAGACGGCGACCAGTAG
- a CDS encoding DUF7089 family protein, whose translation MFEPRACQSVVEPIKADHAPAALVFDTARDFETVPPATAEELGFAVDALEPATYPADWLPDDSPAVLSQYASSTFTIGMPGDGSVVWTRQTDPPVVLVKPRLEGSPESFVNFLLAEAFVELGLEVPEHFLGFFEDSYRDLDRAIDADPTSTYQIAAALYDGWVGLQTQDVFAEWHETHPELADAWQDAGDRLEGRVAGLPRAVARGETDVADATELACAAIKHAIELPAPFGALDTAAYRDHGAEYAVRWAEKTFDAMAD comes from the coding sequence ATGTTCGAGCCACGCGCGTGTCAGAGCGTAGTCGAACCGATCAAAGCCGATCACGCGCCAGCTGCGCTCGTCTTCGACACCGCTCGCGACTTCGAGACGGTACCACCGGCCACAGCCGAGGAACTGGGGTTCGCCGTCGACGCACTCGAGCCGGCGACCTATCCCGCTGACTGGCTTCCCGATGACTCGCCGGCGGTTCTCTCACAGTACGCGAGCTCGACGTTCACCATTGGGATGCCGGGCGACGGGAGCGTCGTCTGGACGCGCCAGACCGACCCGCCGGTCGTCCTGGTCAAGCCGCGACTCGAGGGCTCTCCCGAGTCGTTCGTGAACTTTCTCCTCGCCGAGGCGTTCGTCGAACTCGGACTCGAGGTTCCCGAACACTTCCTCGGGTTCTTCGAGGATTCGTACCGCGACCTCGACCGGGCGATCGACGCCGATCCGACGAGCACCTACCAGATCGCAGCGGCGCTGTACGACGGCTGGGTCGGCCTCCAGACGCAGGACGTCTTCGCCGAGTGGCACGAAACGCATCCCGAACTGGCGGACGCGTGGCAAGACGCCGGTGACAGACTCGAGGGTCGGGTCGCCGGGCTTCCGCGGGCGGTCGCTCGTGGCGAGACCGACGTCGCGGACGCGACGGAACTGGCGTGTGCGGCGATCAAGCACGCTATCGAGCTACCGGCACCCTTCGGCGCGCTCGACACGGCGGCCTACCGGGATCACGGCGCCGAGTACGCGGTTCGGTGGGCCGAGAAGACCTTCGACGCGATGGCCGACTGA
- a CDS encoding HalOD1 output domain-containing protein has protein sequence MTDQPDDTDVEPEASGKPTTGEGEVRIWYDPRRDRELSDAVLSAIETATDADLEKDDCDLFDAVDPEALDDLFTESSIETSVQFNTPTTGIRITPGNTFEIRVASLEGGG, from the coding sequence ATGACCGACCAGCCAGACGACACCGACGTCGAACCCGAAGCGAGTGGGAAACCCACCACCGGAGAAGGCGAGGTCCGAATCTGGTACGATCCCCGACGCGACCGGGAACTGAGCGACGCCGTACTCAGCGCGATCGAAACGGCAACTGACGCCGACCTCGAGAAAGACGACTGCGACCTCTTCGACGCGGTCGACCCCGAGGCACTCGACGACCTGTTCACCGAATCGTCAATCGAAACCTCGGTGCAGTTCAACACCCCAACCACTGGCATTCGTATCACGCCCGGGAACACGTTCGAAATTCGAGTCGCGAGCCTCGAGGGCGGTGGATAG
- a CDS encoding DUF7090 family protein, giving the protein MTYRLEIDDAPETVPGGTGVLLLHPSTGETDRFDTDFLKTDTDHFLVVSTRTTAREVRQKLEYYDVDENRAEILDTLSIERGYSRRAGDTVHYVAAPDDVDGIVNHIEGFLQTHDGKLRLSFDSVTELAYYAGEDDALEAVERILELLTEYDAIGLFHLSEDPHDEATVESFESLFDGVIDLDEDGSVDASF; this is encoded by the coding sequence ATGACCTACAGGCTCGAGATCGACGACGCGCCGGAGACGGTACCGGGTGGGACCGGCGTCCTCTTGCTCCATCCGAGCACCGGTGAAACGGATCGCTTCGACACCGACTTTCTCAAAACCGATACGGACCACTTTCTCGTCGTCTCCACCCGAACGACCGCCCGCGAAGTGCGACAGAAACTCGAGTATTACGACGTCGACGAAAACCGCGCCGAGATCCTCGACACCCTCAGCATCGAACGCGGGTACTCTCGACGCGCCGGCGATACCGTCCACTACGTCGCTGCGCCCGACGACGTGGATGGCATCGTCAATCACATCGAAGGGTTTCTCCAGACCCACGACGGCAAGCTCCGGCTGAGCTTCGACTCCGTGACCGAACTGGCCTACTACGCCGGCGAAGACGACGCACTCGAGGCCGTCGAACGCATCCTCGAGCTACTCACGGAGTACGACGCGATCGGTCTCTTTCACCTCTCGGAAGACCCCCACGACGAGGCGACCGTCGAGTCGTTCGAATCGCTGTTCGACGGCGTGATCGACCTCGACGAAGACGGCAGCGTCGACGCGTCGTTCTAG
- a CDS encoding class I SAM-dependent methyltransferase codes for MSVREEFDEWAASGRDRGMEQRHWHTAKHALARMPVEPGDVVLDLGCGSGYAGRALRDTKEAGRVYGLDGAPEMARNAASYTDDPKVAYVVGDFDDLPFADDSIDHVWSMEAFYYAADPHHTLEEVARILRPGGTFYCAVNYYEENVHSHEWQERISIEMTRWDREQYRTAFRDAGIHVAAQDNVPDRETEIPDESAFPTEDWETREDMVERYREYGTLLTVGVAP; via the coding sequence ATGAGCGTACGTGAGGAGTTCGACGAGTGGGCCGCGAGCGGTCGCGACCGCGGGATGGAACAGCGTCACTGGCACACGGCGAAACACGCACTGGCCCGGATGCCGGTCGAGCCGGGCGACGTCGTCCTCGACCTCGGTTGTGGGAGCGGCTACGCCGGTCGCGCCCTTCGGGACACGAAGGAGGCCGGTCGCGTCTACGGCCTCGACGGCGCCCCCGAGATGGCCCGCAACGCCGCTTCCTACACCGACGACCCGAAGGTCGCCTACGTCGTCGGCGACTTCGACGACCTGCCGTTTGCCGACGACTCGATCGATCACGTCTGGTCGATGGAGGCCTTCTACTACGCCGCCGATCCCCACCACACGCTCGAGGAGGTCGCCCGGATTCTCCGTCCCGGCGGCACGTTCTACTGTGCGGTCAACTACTACGAGGAGAACGTCCACTCCCACGAGTGGCAAGAACGGATCTCGATCGAGATGACTCGCTGGGATCGCGAGCAGTACCGGACGGCGTTTCGCGACGCGGGCATCCACGTCGCCGCTCAGGACAACGTGCCCGATCGGGAGACCGAGATTCCCGACGAAAGCGCGTTCCCCACCGAGGACTGGGAGACTCGCGAGGACATGGTCGAGCGGTATCGGGAGTACGGCACGTTGCTGACCGTCGGCGTCGCTCCCTGA
- a CDS encoding DUF1684 domain-containing protein: MSDSSDSSDSSVPGLDVDVDQWRAELEAKRDEKGQFFAEHPQSPIPPDDRDEFDGLDYFDPDPAYRVRATVTVHDEPEVVLLDTTAGGEMRYLNVLTLAFDLEREDPDLEDGQYELQAFELEAQADQPLFVPFRDKTTGQQSYSGGRYMELAPERDLETGDEIVLDFNLAYTPFCAYSETFDCPLPPEDNWLEVAIPAGERFE, from the coding sequence ATGAGCGATTCCAGCGACTCGAGCGACTCGAGTGTTCCAGGCCTCGACGTCGACGTCGACCAGTGGCGCGCGGAACTCGAGGCCAAACGCGACGAGAAAGGCCAGTTCTTCGCCGAGCACCCGCAGTCGCCGATCCCGCCGGACGACCGCGACGAGTTCGACGGGCTAGACTACTTCGACCCCGACCCGGCTTACCGGGTTCGCGCGACGGTGACGGTCCACGACGAACCGGAGGTCGTCTTGCTCGACACCACCGCAGGCGGGGAGATGCGCTACCTGAACGTCCTGACCCTCGCGTTCGACCTCGAGCGGGAGGACCCCGACCTCGAAGACGGGCAGTACGAACTGCAGGCGTTCGAACTCGAGGCGCAGGCCGACCAGCCGCTGTTCGTTCCGTTCCGGGACAAGACGACCGGCCAGCAGAGCTACAGCGGCGGTCGGTACATGGAACTGGCTCCCGAGCGAGACCTCGAGACCGGAGACGAGATCGTCCTCGATTTCAACCTCGCGTACACGCCGTTCTGTGCCTACAGCGAGACGTTCGACTGTCCACTCCCACCGGAAGACAACTGGCTCGAGGTTGCGATCCCGGCCGGGGAGCGCTTCGAGTGA